One window from the genome of Canis aureus isolate CA01 chromosome 18, VMU_Caureus_v.1.0, whole genome shotgun sequence encodes:
- the PLXNA4 gene encoding plexin-A4 isoform X4 — MKAMPWNWTCFLSHLLMVGMGSSTLLPRQPAPLSQKRSFVTFRGEPAEGFNHLVVDERTGHIYLGAVNRIYKLSSDLKVLVTHQTGPDEDNPKCYPPRIVQTCNEPLTTTNNVNKMLLIDYKENRLIACGSLYQGICKLLRLEDLFKLGEPFHKKEHYLSGVNESGSVFGVIVSYSNLDDKLFIATAVDGKPEYFPTISSRRLTKNSEADGMFAYVFHDEFVASMIKIPSDTFTVIPDFDIYYVYGFSSGNFVYFLTLQPEMVSPPGSTTKEQVYTSKLVRLCKEDTAFNSYVEVPIGCERSGVEYRLLQAAYLSKAGAVLAQTLGVRPEDDLLFTVFSKGQKRKMKSLDESALCIFILKQINDRIKERLQSCYRGEGTLDLAWLKVKDIPCSSALLTIDDNFCGLDMNAPLGVSEMVRGIPVFTEDRDRMTSVIAYVYKNHSLAFVGTKSGKLKKISAGCILMPTSDF, encoded by the exons ATGAAAGCCATGCCTTGGAACTGGACTTGCTTTCTCTCCCATCTCCTGATGGTAGGGATGGGCTCCTCCACTCTGCTCCCCCGGCAGCCAGCCCCGCTGTCACAGAAGCGGTCCTTTGTCACATTCCGTGGGGAGCCAGCTGAGGGTTTCAACCACCTGGTGGTGGACGAGAGGACAGGGCACATTTACTTGGGGGCCGTCAACCGGATCTACAAGCTTTCCAGTGACCTGAAGGTCTTGGTGACCCACCAGACGGGGCCGGACGAGGACAACCCCAAGTGTTACCCTCCCCGAATCGTCCAGACGTGCAACGAGCCCCTGACCACCACCAACAATGTCAACAAGATGCTCCTGATAGACTATAAGGAGAACAGGCTCATTGCCTGTGGGAGCCTGTATCAAGGCATCTGCAAGCTGCTCAGGCTGGAGGACCTCTTCAAGCTGGGGGAGCCTTTTCACAAGAAGGAGCACTACCTGTCGGGAGTCAACGAGAGCGGCTCTGTCTTTGGAGTGATCGTCTCCTACAGCAACCTGGACGACAAGCTCTTCATTGCCACAGCCGTGGATGGCAAACCGGAGTACTTCCCTACCATCTCCAGCCGGAGGCTGACCAAGAACTCCGAGGCAGATGGCATGTTCGCTTATGTCTTTCATGATGAGTTTGTGGCCTCAATGATTAAAATCCCTTCGGACACCTTCACCGTCATCCCCGACTTTGATATCTACTATGTCTATGGCTTCAGCAGTGGCAATTTTGTCTACTTTTTGACCCTTCAGCCTGAGATGGTGTCTCCACCAGGCTCGACCACAAAGGAGCAGGTCTATACATCCAAACTCGTGAGGCTTTGCAAGGAGGACACTGCCTTCAACTCCTATGTGGAGGTGCCCATTGGCTGTGAGCGCAGTGGGGTGGAGTACCGCCTGTTGCAGGCCGCCTACCTGTCCAAAGCCGGGGCTGTGCTCGCCCAGACCCTTGGAGTCCGTCCAGAGGATGACCTCCTCTTCACTGTCTTCTCCAAGGGCCAGAAGCGGAAAATGAAATCCCTGGATGAGTCGGCCCTGTGCATCTTCATCTTGAAGCAGATCAATGATCGCATTAAGGAGCGGCTGCAGTCCTGCTATCGGGGGGAGGGTACGCTGGACCTAGCCTGGCTCAAGGTGAAGGACATTCCCTGCAGCAGTGCG CTCTTAACCATTGATGATAATTTCTGTGGCCTGGATATGAATGCCCCCCTGGGCGTGTCGGAGATGGTGCGTGGCATTCCCGTCTTCACGGAGGACAGGGACCGCATGACTTCCGTCATCGCGTATGTCTACAAGAATCACTCTCTGGCCTTCGTGGGCACCAAAAGTGGCAAGCTGAAGAAG
- the PLXNA4 gene encoding plexin-A4 isoform X3, with protein sequence MKAMPWNWTCFLSHLLMVGMGSSTLLPRQPAPLSQKRSFVTFRGEPAEGFNHLVVDERTGHIYLGAVNRIYKLSSDLKVLVTHQTGPDEDNPKCYPPRIVQTCNEPLTTTNNVNKMLLIDYKENRLIACGSLYQGICKLLRLEDLFKLGEPFHKKEHYLSGVNESGSVFGVIVSYSNLDDKLFIATAVDGKPEYFPTISSRRLTKNSEADGMFAYVFHDEFVASMIKIPSDTFTVIPDFDIYYVYGFSSGNFVYFLTLQPEMVSPPGSTTKEQVYTSKLVRLCKEDTAFNSYVEVPIGCERSGVEYRLLQAAYLSKAGAVLAQTLGVRPEDDLLFTVFSKGQKRKMKSLDESALCIFILKQINDRIKERLQSCYRGEGTLDLAWLKVKDIPCSSALLTIDDNFCGLDMNAPLGVSEMVRGIPVFTEDRDRMTSVIAYVYKNHSLAFVGTKSGKLKKEIKCENSCQNILEKSA encoded by the exons ATGAAAGCCATGCCTTGGAACTGGACTTGCTTTCTCTCCCATCTCCTGATGGTAGGGATGGGCTCCTCCACTCTGCTCCCCCGGCAGCCAGCCCCGCTGTCACAGAAGCGGTCCTTTGTCACATTCCGTGGGGAGCCAGCTGAGGGTTTCAACCACCTGGTGGTGGACGAGAGGACAGGGCACATTTACTTGGGGGCCGTCAACCGGATCTACAAGCTTTCCAGTGACCTGAAGGTCTTGGTGACCCACCAGACGGGGCCGGACGAGGACAACCCCAAGTGTTACCCTCCCCGAATCGTCCAGACGTGCAACGAGCCCCTGACCACCACCAACAATGTCAACAAGATGCTCCTGATAGACTATAAGGAGAACAGGCTCATTGCCTGTGGGAGCCTGTATCAAGGCATCTGCAAGCTGCTCAGGCTGGAGGACCTCTTCAAGCTGGGGGAGCCTTTTCACAAGAAGGAGCACTACCTGTCGGGAGTCAACGAGAGCGGCTCTGTCTTTGGAGTGATCGTCTCCTACAGCAACCTGGACGACAAGCTCTTCATTGCCACAGCCGTGGATGGCAAACCGGAGTACTTCCCTACCATCTCCAGCCGGAGGCTGACCAAGAACTCCGAGGCAGATGGCATGTTCGCTTATGTCTTTCATGATGAGTTTGTGGCCTCAATGATTAAAATCCCTTCGGACACCTTCACCGTCATCCCCGACTTTGATATCTACTATGTCTATGGCTTCAGCAGTGGCAATTTTGTCTACTTTTTGACCCTTCAGCCTGAGATGGTGTCTCCACCAGGCTCGACCACAAAGGAGCAGGTCTATACATCCAAACTCGTGAGGCTTTGCAAGGAGGACACTGCCTTCAACTCCTATGTGGAGGTGCCCATTGGCTGTGAGCGCAGTGGGGTGGAGTACCGCCTGTTGCAGGCCGCCTACCTGTCCAAAGCCGGGGCTGTGCTCGCCCAGACCCTTGGAGTCCGTCCAGAGGATGACCTCCTCTTCACTGTCTTCTCCAAGGGCCAGAAGCGGAAAATGAAATCCCTGGATGAGTCGGCCCTGTGCATCTTCATCTTGAAGCAGATCAATGATCGCATTAAGGAGCGGCTGCAGTCCTGCTATCGGGGGGAGGGTACGCTGGACCTAGCCTGGCTCAAGGTGAAGGACATTCCCTGCAGCAGTGCG CTCTTAACCATTGATGATAATTTCTGTGGCCTGGATATGAATGCCCCCCTGGGCGTGTCGGAGATGGTGCGTGGCATTCCCGTCTTCACGGAGGACAGGGACCGCATGACTTCCGTCATCGCGTATGTCTACAAGAATCACTCTCTGGCCTTCGTGGGCACCAAAAGTGGCAAGCTGAAGAAG